One stretch of Xanthomonas sp. DAR 35659 DNA includes these proteins:
- a CDS encoding winged helix-turn-helix transcriptional regulator, translated as MDTATPPPAASERRLSQQLHDYQRAGVAIDQCPVRDVLGQIGDKWSTLLLMLLAERPHRFGELRRAVPDISQRMLTQTLRDLQREGLVARAVLPLVPPGVEYRLTPLGRSLSEPLAQLVRWAEAHHGDVRAARAAFAAAPPETAAASEIRRRA; from the coding sequence ATGGACACCGCCACGCCGCCGCCGGCCGCCTCCGAGCGGCGATTGAGCCAGCAGTTGCATGATTACCAGCGCGCCGGGGTGGCCATCGACCAATGCCCGGTGCGCGACGTGCTCGGGCAGATCGGCGACAAGTGGAGCACGCTGCTCCTGATGCTGCTGGCCGAGCGCCCGCACCGTTTCGGCGAGTTGCGCCGCGCGGTGCCGGACATCTCCCAGCGCATGCTGACCCAGACCCTGCGCGACCTGCAGCGCGAGGGGCTGGTCGCGCGCGCGGTGCTGCCGCTGGTGCCGCCGGGCGTGGAGTACCGGCTGACGCCGCTGGGCCGCTCCTTGAGCGAACCGCTGGCGCAGTTGGTGCGCTGGGCGGAAGCCCACCATGGCGATGTCCGCGCCGCGCGCGCGGCGTTTGCCGCCGCGCCGCCCGAGACCGCGGCGGCCTCGGAGATCCGCCGCCGCGCCTAG
- a CDS encoding NAD(P)H-binding protein, translating to MSTSSDSLLVTGAGGHFGQRVLAHLLDTLRVAPSRVVAMTRQPERLAAWAARGVVVRQGDFDDAASLDAAFHGAGRVLLISTDALDRPGHRLQQHQAAIAAAERAGASHLVYTSCPEPHGSPLLLAADHAGTEDSLTASALPAWTVLRNHWYFENLFMSLPSVLASGHWYSAAGDGGIAHIARDDLARAAAVALASGDGKRTLTLSGARAYTTAEIAALVAQVLDVRIQVVPVPVEGLVQGMVGAGLPEPVARIYASFDTNTAAGRVATVTGAYQALTGQAPLPFEQWLQDQRAQLAALKP from the coding sequence ATGTCCACCTCTTCCGATTCCCTGCTCGTCACCGGCGCCGGTGGCCACTTCGGCCAGCGCGTGCTCGCGCACCTGCTCGACACCCTGCGGGTGGCGCCGTCGCGGGTGGTGGCGATGACCCGCCAGCCCGAGCGCCTGGCCGCCTGGGCCGCGCGCGGCGTGGTGGTGCGCCAGGGCGATTTCGATGACGCCGCCTCGCTGGATGCCGCGTTCCACGGGGCCGGCCGGGTGCTGCTGATCAGCACCGACGCACTGGATCGTCCCGGGCACCGCCTGCAGCAGCACCAGGCCGCGATCGCCGCCGCCGAGCGCGCCGGCGCGAGCCATCTGGTCTACACCTCCTGCCCTGAACCGCACGGCTCGCCGTTGCTGCTGGCCGCCGACCATGCCGGCACCGAGGACAGCCTGACCGCCAGCGCCCTGCCCGCCTGGACCGTGCTGCGCAACCACTGGTACTTCGAGAACCTGTTCATGAGCCTGCCGTCGGTGCTGGCCTCCGGCCACTGGTACAGCGCGGCCGGCGACGGCGGCATCGCCCACATCGCCCGCGACGACCTGGCCCGCGCGGCCGCGGTCGCGTTGGCGAGCGGCGACGGCAAGCGCACGCTCACCCTCAGCGGTGCGCGCGCCTACACCACCGCCGAGATCGCCGCGTTGGTCGCGCAGGTGCTGGACGTGCGGATCCAGGTGGTGCCGGTACCGGTCGAGGGCCTGGTGCAGGGCATGGTCGGCGCCGGCCTGCCCGAGCCGGTCGCGCGCATCTATGCCTCGTTCGACACCAACACGGCGGCCGGCCGTGTCGCCACCGTGACCGGCGCCTACCAGGCGTTGACCGGGCAGGCGCCGCTGCCGTTCGAACAGTGGCTGCAGGACCAGCGCGCGCAGTTGGCGGCGTTGAAGCCGTAA
- the mnmE gene encoding tRNA uridine-5-carboxymethylaminomethyl(34) synthesis GTPase MnmE has protein sequence MSSSATDTIAAIATAPGAGGVGVVRVSGPAAAAVAAGLGLGALVPRSARYARFRDAHGAIVDDGIALWFPAPRSFTGEDVLELQAHGSPVLLRHLVARCCELGARPARPGEFSERAFLNRKLDLAQAEAIADLIAAGDLRAARAARRSLDGVFSRRVDDLAEQLIRLRIHIEAAIDFADEPLDTLGGAQVRAGLEQVRTDLARLTAEAERGRRLRDGLHAVLVGPPNAGKSSLLNALAGSERAIVTDIAGTTRDTLHETVRLDGVELTLVDTAGLRDGGDAIEREGMRRARQELQRADLALVVLDARDAEAGHAAIADAIADVPQRLWIHNKSDLLATVPAASDDRVYVSAATGSGLEQLHAQLRAIAGVAAGEGSDGEFSARARHVEALQRAATHAAAAAAELDYERLELAAEELRLAHAALGEIVGTLSADDLLGRIFSSFCIGK, from the coding sequence ATGTCGTCCTCCGCCACCGACACCATCGCCGCCATCGCCACTGCCCCGGGGGCGGGCGGTGTCGGCGTGGTGCGCGTGTCCGGCCCGGCGGCGGCGGCCGTCGCCGCGGGACTGGGGCTTGGCGCGCTGGTGCCGCGCAGCGCCCGCTACGCGCGCTTTCGCGACGCGCACGGCGCGATCGTGGACGACGGCATCGCGCTGTGGTTTCCGGCGCCGCGCAGCTTCACCGGCGAGGACGTGCTGGAGCTGCAGGCGCATGGCAGCCCGGTGTTGCTGCGGCATCTGGTGGCGCGCTGCTGCGAACTCGGCGCGCGGCCGGCGCGCCCGGGCGAATTCAGCGAGCGCGCCTTCCTCAACCGCAAGCTGGACCTGGCCCAGGCCGAAGCCATCGCCGACCTGATCGCCGCCGGCGACCTGCGTGCGGCACGCGCGGCGCGGCGCTCGCTGGACGGTGTGTTCTCGCGCCGCGTCGACGATCTGGCCGAACAGCTGATCCGCCTGCGCATCCACATCGAGGCGGCGATCGATTTCGCCGACGAGCCACTGGACACGCTGGGCGGCGCGCAGGTCCGTGCCGGCCTGGAGCAGGTGCGCACCGACCTGGCGCGGCTCACCGCCGAGGCCGAACGCGGCCGGCGCCTGCGCGATGGCCTGCACGCGGTGCTGGTGGGGCCGCCGAACGCCGGCAAGAGTTCCCTGCTCAACGCGCTGGCCGGCAGCGAGCGCGCCATCGTCACCGACATCGCCGGCACCACCCGCGACACCTTGCACGAGACCGTGCGCCTGGATGGCGTGGAACTGACCCTGGTCGACACCGCCGGTCTGCGCGACGGCGGCGATGCGATCGAGCGCGAGGGCATGCGCCGCGCGCGGCAGGAATTGCAGCGCGCCGATCTGGCGCTGGTCGTGCTCGACGCGCGCGACGCCGAGGCGGGCCATGCGGCGATCGCCGATGCCATCGCCGACGTGCCGCAGCGCCTGTGGATCCACAACAAGAGCGATCTGCTCGCCACCGTGCCCGCGGCCAGCGACGATCGCGTCTATGTCTCCGCCGCCACCGGCAGTGGACTGGAGCAACTGCACGCGCAGTTGCGCGCCATCGCCGGCGTCGCGGCGGGCGAGGGCAGCGACGGCGAGTTCTCCGCGCGCGCGCGTCACGTCGAGGCGCTGCAACGCGCGGCCACGCACGCTGCGGCGGCCGCGGCGGAACTGGACTACGAACGCCTGGAACTGGCCGCCGAGGAACTGCGCCTGGCCCACGCCGCGCTCGGCGAGATCGTCGGCACGCTCAGCGCCGACGACCTGCTCGGGCGGATCTTCTCCAGCTTCTGCATCGGCAAGTAG
- a CDS encoding tetratricopeptide repeat protein, with the protein MRKPPRPLSPSLAVIGLLALVLAACQRTPAGSEAAPSKPATAAAAIAIPGSPALQAQATALLQGLQVQLAAQRKIIVLLADEAKQSPAERQTSSSVGQQLFHEGLERREALARQFDALLALSDPQRFAAVGSLLDYVESAPDLYDADRLAFREILADWQVRIGKDSSLPAIKLHQRIGEDLEALDEIERTYNREITAIFSRFDRTRAIMQKREKWEDYVAHLGTLYKREAILRDYGVITPYPMSMQDSDREVFGRDLPPKTVVLSFDDGPHREYTDEIVAILKRYDVPATFFEVGRNLGKLDADGKVELAPLASVSRELMEQGYTVGNHSLTHAQLSKETGAALRSQILDTDRMLRAVDAKRAPLFRFPYGARNAEGMQILGEAGLKSVMWNVDSLDWADPVPESIVQRVLEQVGREQRGILLFHDIHERTVKALPQILDRLSADGYQFAAWNGRDFSVARAASNAAAPAVTSGYDKSWAIVIGIDDYARWPKLQYAANDAQAIAQTLTGSFGFPSSQVIVLKNQEATRNNILAAFHDRLAHGGVGKNDRVFVFFAGHGATRKLASGRDLGYIVPADSDPAQFATDAIPMTEIQDIAESLEAKHVLFVMDACYSGLGLTRGGGTNAYLRENARRIARQMLTAGGADQQVADSGPNGHSVFTWVLLQALSGKADLNGDGLITGTELAAYVAPAVSSISPQTPAFGSLPGSQGGEFVLQVPEGEEFLTADTQQLSSAAIAMNDRVDAATPASTAAPNAGAGSAAAPAAPAKPAVVVKDLQGGERPLAVPAAAGPVSDRQRAQRANDRGLQLYKEKRYDEAEAQFTEALKLRPDFALAANNLGFIYYRQGKYAQAVRWLENTLKIDPSRAVAYVNLGDAYRQLGDAAKAKRAFQTYLELQPNGASAAYVRGQLQTL; encoded by the coding sequence ATGCGCAAGCCCCCTCGTCCGTTGTCGCCGTCCCTGGCCGTGATCGGCCTGCTCGCGCTCGTCCTGGCCGCTTGCCAGCGCACGCCTGCCGGCAGCGAGGCCGCGCCCTCCAAGCCTGCGACGGCCGCGGCGGCGATCGCGATTCCCGGTTCGCCGGCCCTGCAGGCCCAGGCGACGGCGTTGCTGCAAGGCCTGCAGGTGCAGTTGGCGGCGCAGCGCAAGATCATCGTGCTGCTGGCCGACGAGGCCAAGCAGTCGCCGGCCGAGCGGCAGACCTCCAGCAGTGTCGGCCAGCAGTTGTTCCACGAGGGCCTGGAGCGGCGCGAGGCGCTGGCCAGGCAATTCGATGCGTTGCTGGCGCTGTCGGACCCGCAGCGTTTCGCCGCGGTCGGCAGCTTGCTGGACTACGTCGAATCGGCGCCGGACCTGTACGACGCCGACCGCCTGGCGTTCCGCGAGATCCTCGCCGACTGGCAGGTGCGCATCGGCAAGGATTCCTCGCTGCCGGCGATCAAGCTGCACCAGCGCATCGGCGAGGATCTGGAAGCGCTCGACGAGATTGAGCGCACCTACAACCGCGAGATCACCGCGATCTTCAGCCGCTTCGACCGCACCCGCGCGATCATGCAGAAGCGCGAGAAGTGGGAGGACTACGTCGCCCACCTGGGCACGCTGTATAAGCGCGAGGCGATCCTGCGCGACTATGGCGTGATCACGCCGTATCCCATGTCGATGCAGGACAGCGACCGCGAAGTGTTCGGCCGCGACCTGCCGCCGAAGACGGTGGTGCTGAGTTTCGACGACGGTCCGCACCGCGAGTACACCGACGAGATCGTCGCCATCCTCAAGCGCTACGACGTGCCGGCCACGTTCTTCGAGGTCGGCCGCAACCTGGGCAAGCTTGACGCCGACGGCAAGGTCGAACTGGCGCCGCTGGCCAGCGTCAGCCGCGAGCTGATGGAGCAGGGCTACACGGTCGGCAACCACAGCCTGACCCACGCGCAACTGTCCAAGGAGACCGGCGCCGCGCTGCGCAGCCAGATCCTCGACACCGATCGCATGCTGCGCGCAGTCGATGCCAAGCGTGCACCGCTGTTCCGTTTCCCTTACGGCGCGCGCAATGCCGAAGGCATGCAGATCCTCGGCGAGGCCGGCTTGAAGTCGGTGATGTGGAACGTGGATTCGCTGGACTGGGCCGATCCGGTACCCGAATCCATCGTGCAACGCGTGCTCGAGCAGGTCGGCCGCGAGCAGCGCGGCATCCTGCTGTTCCACGACATCCACGAACGCACGGTCAAGGCGCTGCCGCAGATCCTGGACCGGCTCAGCGCCGACGGCTATCAGTTCGCCGCCTGGAACGGGCGCGACTTCAGCGTCGCCCGCGCCGCCAGCAACGCGGCCGCGCCGGCGGTGACCAGCGGCTACGACAAGTCGTGGGCGATCGTGATCGGCATCGACGACTACGCGCGCTGGCCCAAGCTGCAGTACGCGGCCAACGATGCGCAGGCGATCGCGCAGACGCTCACCGGCAGCTTCGGTTTTCCGTCGTCGCAGGTGATCGTGCTGAAGAACCAGGAGGCCACCCGCAACAACATCCTGGCCGCCTTCCACGACCGCCTGGCGCATGGCGGGGTGGGCAAGAACGACCGCGTGTTCGTGTTCTTCGCCGGGCATGGCGCGACCCGCAAGCTTGCCTCCGGCCGCGACCTCGGCTACATCGTGCCGGCCGATTCGGACCCGGCGCAGTTCGCCACCGATGCGATCCCGATGACCGAGATCCAGGACATCGCCGAAAGCCTGGAGGCCAAGCACGTGCTGTTCGTGATGGATGCGTGCTACAGCGGCCTGGGCCTGACCCGTGGCGGCGGCACCAACGCCTATCTGCGCGAGAACGCGCGGCGCATCGCGCGGCAGATGCTCACCGCCGGCGGCGCCGATCAGCAGGTCGCCGACAGCGGGCCCAACGGCCATTCGGTGTTCACCTGGGTGCTGTTGCAAGCGCTGTCGGGCAAGGCCGACCTCAACGGCGACGGTCTGATCACCGGCACCGAACTGGCCGCCTACGTGGCGCCGGCGGTGTCGAGCATCTCGCCGCAGACGCCGGCGTTCGGCAGCCTGCCCGGATCGCAGGGCGGCGAGTTCGTGCTGCAGGTGCCGGAGGGCGAGGAGTTCCTGACCGCCGACACCCAACAGCTGTCCTCGGCAGCGATCGCGATGAACGATCGCGTCGATGCGGCGACGCCGGCATCGACCGCGGCGCCGAACGCCGGCGCCGGCAGCGCCGCTGCGCCGGCTGCACCGGCCAAGCCGGCGGTGGTGGTCAAGGACCTGCAGGGCGGCGAGCGGCCGCTGGCGGTGCCGGCCGCGGCCGGCCCGGTGTCCGATCGGCAGCGTGCGCAACGCGCCAACGACCGCGGCCTGCAGCTGTACAAGGAAAAGCGCTACGACGAGGCCGAAGCGCAGTTCACCGAGGCGCTGAAGCTGCGCCCGGACTTCGCGCTGGCGGCCAACAACCTGGGCTTCATCTACTACCGCCAGGGCAAATACGCGCAAGCGGTGCGCTGGCTGGAGAACACGCTGAAGATCGATCCCTCGCGCGCGGTGGCCTACGTCAATCTGGGCGACGCCTACCGTCAGCTGGGCGATGCCGCCAAGGCCAAGCGCGCGTTCCAGACCTATCTGGAATTGCAGCCCAACGGTGCGTCGGCCGCCTACGTCCGCGGCCAGTTGCAGACCCTGTAG